One segment of Acidimicrobiia bacterium DNA contains the following:
- a CDS encoding SDR family oxidoreductase gives MRRRALVTGSARGLGRHLAISLGSDGFDVIVHYRSSREEAEETARLVVEAGGGADLVAADLTDPASVDALAEAIREAGDLDVLVNNVGGFIIRHTDDLTTDDWDRVLAATASATFYTTRALLPLLRGRPHARIINVADSGADNLRASPKSLPYYVGKTGVLIMTKTFAVTEASRQVTVNAIMPGVLENSITFPSLERIPAGRLGTLDDIAGAVRYLASPEADYVTGSYIQVGGGWNL, from the coding sequence ATGAGAAGACGCGCATTAGTGACCGGATCCGCCCGCGGCCTCGGCAGGCATCTGGCAATCAGCCTCGGATCCGACGGGTTTGATGTCATCGTGCACTACCGCTCGAGCAGGGAAGAAGCGGAAGAGACGGCCCGCCTCGTCGTGGAAGCCGGAGGGGGAGCGGACCTCGTTGCAGCAGATCTCACGGACCCGGCCTCGGTTGATGCGTTGGCGGAGGCGATTCGGGAGGCCGGGGACCTCGATGTTCTCGTCAACAATGTTGGGGGGTTCATCATCCGGCATACCGACGACCTCACGACGGACGATTGGGATCGAGTCCTGGCTGCGACCGCCAGCGCCACGTTCTACACGACCCGGGCCTTGCTGCCCCTCTTGCGGGGCCGGCCACATGCCCGGATCATCAATGTCGCCGACTCGGGGGCGGACAACCTGCGCGCCTCACCGAAGTCTCTTCCCTACTACGTTGGAAAGACCGGAGTGCTGATCATGACCAAGACCTTTGCTGTGACCGAGGCGTCCCGCCAAGTGACCGTGAACGCGATCATGCCCGGAGTACTCGAGAACAGCATCACGTTCCCGTCTCTCGAGAGGATCCCGGCGGGCCGTTTGGGAACCTTGGACGACATCGCCGGAGCGGTTCGCTATCTCGCTTCTCCGGAGGCAGATTATGTGACGGGTTCATACATTCAGGTCGGTGGAGGGTGGAACCTCTGA